From Mobula birostris isolate sMobBir1 chromosome 8, sMobBir1.hap1, whole genome shotgun sequence, the proteins below share one genomic window:
- the pdcd2 gene encoding programmed cell death protein 2 → MEERDPGLPGSRPVELGFVEPAAPARLASSQFPSKVGGRPAWLSLELPGPERLRCGGCAQPLMFLLQVYAPRESAFHRSLLIFCCALSDCPDRSFIILRSQLGRVNDFYSAEPEPEPEPEPEPEPDAPLRPIPGLNLCRVCGASGSKTCSRCRRARYCGKEHQRADWKAGHRAVCGQPGQPDDDGFSALNILFPEFELVMELEESEGEELEELQTCMDSMSVQKSVCMSEVMEEQELEAMAKHATKEDQIFAKFKKRIALAPDQVLRYCRGGGPLWVSGNNTPTDNDIPNCSCGARREFEFQVMPQLLNQLKVDRLEESLDWGTLVVYTCAQSCDPGNTYVLEFIWKQDFSAEQV, encoded by the exons ATGGAGGAGCGGGATCCAGGGCTGCCGGGCTCCAGACCCGTGGAGCTGGGCTTCGTGGAGCCGGCGGCCCCGGCGCGGCTGGCGAGCTCGCAGTTCCCCAGTAAGGTGGGCGGGCGGCCGGCCTGGCTGAGCCTGGAGCTGCCGGGCCCCGAGCGCCTGCGGTGCGGCGGATGCGCGCAGCCCCTGATGTTCCTGCTGCAGGTGTACGCGCCGCGGGAAAGCGCCTTCCACCGCTCGCTCCTCATCTTCTGCTGCGCGCTCTCGGACTGTCCGGATCGCAGCTTCATCATCCTGCGGAGCCAGCTGGGGCGGGTCAACGATTTCTATTCGGCCGAGCCCGAGCCCGAGCCGGAGCCGGAGCCGGAGCCAGAGCCAGATGCACCCCTCAGACCGATTCCTGGGCTCAACCTGTGCCGCGTGTGCGGCGCCTCTGGCTCCAAGACTTGCTCCCGTTGCCGTCGCGCCCGGTACTGCGGCAAGGAGCACCAAAGAGCCGACTGGAAAGCGGGGCACCGAGCGGTGTGCGGCCAGCCCG GACAACCGGACGATGATGGGTTTTCAGCTCTCAATATCCTTTTTCCCGAGTTCGAGTTGGTGATGGAGCTCGAGGAATCGGAGGGTGAGGAGCTGGAAGAACTCCAAACGTGCATGGACTCAATGTCAGTACAAAAAAGTG TTTGCATGTCTGAGGTGATGGAGGAGCAGGAGCTGGAAGCCATGGCAAAACATGCAACGAAAGAAGACCAGATCTTTGCTAAGTTTAAGAAGCGGATTGCATTAGCACCAGATCAG GTGTTGCGCTACTGCAGAGGCGGAGGCCCATTGTGGGTATCTGGTAATAACACTCCAACAGATAATGATATCCCAAATTGTTCTTGTGGAGCTCGGCGTGAATTTGAATTTCAG gtgATGCCACAGTTGCTTAACCAGCTTAAAGTGGATCGTCTTGAAGAAAGTTTGGACTGGGGAACACTTGTTGTTTATACGTGTGCACAAAGCTGTGACCCTGGCAACACATACGTTCTCGAGTTCATCTGGAAGCAGGATTTTTCTGCAGAGCAGGTCTAA